Sequence from the Planctomycetota bacterium genome:
TCGCCAAACCGGCCGTGCCCCGGAAACGCATGGAGCCCCTAGAATCCACCCTGGCACGCGATTCCGAAGGGCAAAGCTTCGTCGAGGCCGTCACCACCCCTCAGAAAGTCAAGTTGGGAAACAACCTTTTGCATGTCGCGGTCCCTCCCAGCGGGGCGGCGGTATACGCGATCTTCCGGGACCAACCCGGCATCAAGGTGTTTGATCCGGAAACGTGGGCTCCGGTGAAGGACATTCTCACGCCGCGCTCACCGACCTCGATCTGGTGCGACGACAAGCGGATCGTGGTCACCTGTCCGGAATCCAAAGTCATTACCTTCATCGATCCCGCGGCCGGTAAGCCCATCAAGTCCGTGCCGATGAACGATCCCAACGGCCCGCCCGACCTTCTTCCCGTGGGGGTGACGGGAAGGGCGGCCGACGGATCATTCCTCACCCTCTGGCGGGCGGCGGGAGCGAGCCGTTGGGACACGTGGCTTTACCAGGTTACGGAGGCCGGCCGTTTCCGACGGATCGGCCGCGAAGATGTCGAGTACGCCTGTCCGCTGAACTCCCGGTTCCTTCTGTTGCAGCGCAATTTCGGAGGCAGCCCGTCGGGACTCTGCCTTCTCTGGGATGTGGCTTCCGAAAAGTCGATCATCTTGCAGCCCAACACCCTTTTCAAGGAAGGCTGGCACCGCGATTTCGGACACGTTTTTCTCACCCACGACCGCCGCCACGTTGTGCTTCCCACGCGCCCCATCGGCTCCGCCTACGGTTACGCCACCCGGACCTATCTGGCGGATCTGGAGCTGCGACAAATCGCCTCCGAGATCCCCGGACTGGCGTTTGCCGAGGTTCCGTCGGAAGGTCTGCTCATCTCCATGGGGTTGAGGTACGTTGAAAGAACGGAGGCGGGACCTGAAATCTACTATTCCAGCCGCTCGACGAGCCGGCTGGTGCGGCGGATCCGGATCCGAAACTTCAAGCCTCATCCTGCTGAATTCATCTACCGCAGTGCGGTGCGCGATCTGTTCTTCCTTCCCGGTCACGAGGTGGTTCTGATAAAACCGCGGACGGAGCAAGATGGAATTATTTATGCGATCCGCTGCGGACCCGTCGCGACCGCCGGCCCCGGATCCGACCCCGCCGTCCGGTTCACCAACGATCCCCCGTCCAAGGCGAAGGTCGGGCAGGAGATCGTCTTCGTCCCGAGCTTTCAGAAACCCGCAGGAGCGAAAGGGGTTCACTTCAAGCTCAAGAAGGGGCCGGACGAGATCCGCGTGGATCCCGTCACCGGCCGCATGACATGGAAACCGAGCGACGCCTACGTGGGACGTTTCGATATTGCCATCGTGGCGATCGTCGACGGCGCCGAGGTGCCCGTCCTCGAGTGGACGATCGAAGTCGGCTTCTGAAACCCGCGCCGGGCGACCGCGGCCTGTGACGTTTTCTACTCCCGGACGGGAGGGGACGTGAAGGTCGAAACCCTTCCTTCGCGAGCCTCCACGCGCCCTGCCCCGGCGCGGCAGATCCCGCCAACGAGATGGAGGTGACCGTTTCGCCGCAACTTCATGACGCGCTCCCGGTCAGAGTGCCGGCCAGACGCCTTCGTCCGGCAGGGAGGCGCGGAGCGCATCCCCGTCGAACGCGTGCTTCCACGCCTTCGATAACCTCACGGCCGAACGCAAGCGCGGTGGCGCCCGTGGTCGACGTTTCCCCGCGCGTCGGACCCTCCCTGGATTTAGGACGATCTTTCGGAGAGCCACCTTCCGGAATCGAGAACGCCCCCGACGGTCTGACGCGGGGAACACACCCGGCACCTGGAACGTGGACGACGGCTGCAGGGAAGCAACCCCGAGTGTGCCAGGATGACTTCTCGCGAATGGCGCAAAGCAGTTCGCGCGCTGTCGGGGTAACGCGGGACCGGATCCTGCAATACCTTCATTTCCACCCGGATGAAGCCCTGAGGCCGACCCGGCTCGGTATCGAGAATGCCTCTCTTACTGGTCCACGCTTGGAGCTTATATTGTAGTGC
This genomic interval carries:
- a CDS encoding trypsin-like peptidase domain-containing protein, with product MRCLVTALLFSVICSGDRSSAAAQELPRNVLDRLKASTVFVVTETGTGTGFVVARSGGAAHLITCWHVIADATRVQVVFNSGRPGEVTLPAEVLGGSAEMDLAGLRVVNPPAGAEPLVLAQKTEVRETETVFAAGFPFGERLALDSKNPEIAVTKASVASLRTDNAGNLVAVQFAGELHPGNSGGPVVDSAGRVIGVAQSKILGTGTAFAVPTEQLRIFLRGGLKSLIFRQEPVSPTETRLHLTASLINLQGSIQAVGVLWIPSSRVSNIVPPAGARLAPGMTDVPLKLEGARAEGSFVLRRLPSEPDALELVLQPYLRWSDGSLQYLLPTRGKVIFESPVAPPPAEDVAKPAVPRKRMEPLESTLARDSEGQSFVEAVTTPQKVKLGNNLLHVAVPPSGAAVYAIFRDQPGIKVFDPETWAPVKDILTPRSPTSIWCDDKRIVVTCPESKVITFIDPAAGKPIKSVPMNDPNGPPDLLPVGVTGRAADGSFLTLWRAAGASRWDTWLYQVTEAGRFRRIGREDVEYACPLNSRFLLLQRNFGGSPSGLCLLWDVASEKSIILQPNTLFKEGWHRDFGHVFLTHDRRHVVLPTRPIGSAYGYATRTYLADLELRQIASEIPGLAFAEVPSEGLLISMGLRYVERTEAGPEIYYSSRSTSRLVRRIRIRNFKPHPAEFIYRSAVRDLFFLPGHEVVLIKPRTEQDGIIYAIRCGPVATAGPGSDPAVRFTNDPPSKAKVGQEIVFVPSFQKPAGAKGVHFKLKKGPDEIRVDPVTGRMTWKPSDAYVGRFDIAIVAIVDGAEVPVLEWTIEVGF